The following coding sequences lie in one Kamptonema formosum PCC 6407 genomic window:
- a CDS encoding deoxycytidylate deaminase: MYNTPDNYEPPHRPTWDEYFLMLAKLAATRSTCLAFPVGAVIVKDRQVVATGYNGSPSGSVHCTAQGFCYPGLSSCDASQALPSRAIHAEANAIAQAARHGISTAGGSIYVTLEPCIYCLKLIISAGIREVFYEAVFNTGDKAKVRDSFVSEGIVTIKQVQLSEATAKMAAVYLLNPTSVQTKPLTDVSSFSNFVTK, from the coding sequence ATGTACAATACACCTGATAATTACGAACCTCCTCACAGACCAACTTGGGATGAATATTTTCTAATGTTGGCAAAACTCGCGGCCACGCGCTCAACTTGCCTCGCTTTTCCCGTAGGCGCAGTAATAGTTAAAGATCGCCAAGTTGTAGCTACAGGATATAATGGTTCCCCGTCGGGTTCAGTTCACTGCACTGCTCAAGGATTCTGCTATCCGGGGTTGAGTAGTTGCGATGCTAGTCAAGCATTGCCATCCCGTGCTATTCATGCTGAGGCAAATGCGATCGCGCAAGCTGCCAGACACGGCATTAGTACGGCTGGTGGTAGCATTTATGTCACCCTAGAGCCTTGTATTTATTGTTTGAAATTAATCATTTCAGCAGGAATTAGGGAAGTCTTTTACGAGGCTGTTTTCAATACTGGAGATAAGGCTAAAGTCAGAGATTCTTTCGTGAGTGAAGGTATTGTGACTATCAAACAAGTTCAGCTATCGGAAGCTACGGCAAAAATGGCTGCTGTTTATTTGCTAAATCCGACTTCTGTACAGACAAAGCCTTTAACAGATGTCAGTTCATTTTCAAATTTTGTTACTAAATAG
- a CDS encoding NACHT domain-containing protein: MNIDDFKHLFPFPENWINTILLLLFFRFLPFIIKSIIPLTKLYSTFKEFKDCKILTEKLSRGAYDKETIQQSTKYYISPKCSNIDPAQEEEVRQALMATRESLFDKIDYFLDHDSSKRHLLILADSGTGKTSFVLNYYAYNLRRSQNKSQNLFLVPLGLKDADTQISEYENKNETVIFLDALDEDTKAIEDHRTRIRYLMDACRDYKRVIITCRTQFFPNDEEMPVETGIARLGPRKAGEKGVYEFWKLYLSPFDDNDIDLYLQKRFPFWLSSERKKAKELAYRIKSLSVRPMLLAHIPDVIESGYKITQSYQLYQLMVDAWLERESSWVSKSELGEYSERLAVNLYVNREKRGMERIPYEELEGLANEWNSNLIQWQLSGRSLLNRDAQGNYKFAHRSIMEYLYVKRLLQGDFDCSGVILTDQMKRFLIEIIATKSDNFSIDRVLEFLLKIEVSIDYEDRITLERNKQNAIDKVPNDNDLEELINAQKDFLIKLNEFSNDAMILIRLIEIYPFSYRDIDEVSMKISGVNDELFLKLQNLGFSNSYIKQVLELLLPDLFNSSREYFIRRDKTRLIIRSQIYSIEMGIENKLGKIIENEPDKAIENKLEEKIEIETESSSRAEIHRDVKRFVELYGINGVISFSFINQLPFCKIEPLYPSLNNFSLRINTSALLL, encoded by the coding sequence ATGAACATTGATGATTTTAAACATCTTTTTCCATTTCCAGAAAACTGGATCAATACTATCCTTCTATTGCTTTTCTTTAGATTTTTGCCATTCATTATTAAATCTATAATCCCATTAACTAAGTTATATTCAACCTTTAAAGAGTTTAAAGATTGCAAAATTCTTACGGAAAAATTAAGTCGAGGTGCATATGATAAAGAAACAATACAACAATCAACTAAATATTACATCAGCCCTAAGTGTTCAAATATAGATCCAGCCCAAGAAGAAGAAGTACGACAAGCATTAATGGCGACAAGAGAAAGTTTATTTGACAAAATAGATTATTTTTTAGATCATGACTCTTCTAAAAGACACTTACTCATACTAGCTGACTCTGGAACTGGCAAAACATCATTTGTTTTAAATTATTATGCTTATAATTTACGTCGAAGTCAGAACAAATCTCAAAATTTATTTTTAGTACCTCTCGGCTTGAAAGATGCTGATACACAAATTAGCGAATATGAAAATAAAAATGAGACTGTTATTTTTCTTGATGCCTTAGATGAAGATACGAAAGCGATTGAAGATCATCGTACACGCATCAGATATCTTATGGATGCTTGTCGAGATTACAAGCGAGTGATTATTACTTGCAGAACACAATTTTTTCCAAATGATGAAGAAATGCCTGTTGAAACAGGCATTGCTCGGCTAGGCCCTCGAAAAGCTGGAGAAAAAGGTGTTTATGAATTTTGGAAACTTTATCTTTCTCCTTTTGATGATAATGATATAGACCTTTATCTTCAAAAGCGTTTTCCCTTTTGGCTTTCTAGCGAACGGAAAAAAGCTAAAGAGTTAGCTTATCGGATTAAGTCACTAAGTGTGAGACCGATGCTTTTAGCTCATATTCCTGATGTTATTGAGTCAGGATACAAAATAACTCAATCTTACCAGCTATATCAACTAATGGTAGATGCTTGGTTAGAGCGAGAGTCTTCTTGGGTAAGCAAAAGTGAGTTAGGAGAATACTCAGAACGGCTTGCTGTAAATCTTTATGTTAATCGGGAAAAAAGAGGAATGGAGAGAATTCCTTATGAAGAGTTAGAGGGCTTAGCTAATGAATGGAATAGTAATTTAATACAGTGGCAACTTAGTGGAAGATCACTTTTAAATCGGGATGCACAGGGAAATTATAAATTTGCTCATCGCTCAATCATGGAGTACCTTTATGTTAAAAGGCTACTTCAGGGAGATTTTGATTGTAGTGGTGTTATTCTTACCGACCAAATGAAACGTTTTTTGATCGAAATAATTGCAACTAAAAGCGATAATTTTAGTATTGACAGAGTTTTAGAGTTTTTGCTAAAAATAGAAGTTTCTATTGATTACGAAGATAGAATTACTTTAGAGAGAAATAAACAAAATGCTATTGATAAAGTACCTAATGATAATGATTTAGAAGAGTTAATTAATGCCCAAAAAGATTTTCTTATTAAATTAAATGAGTTTTCCAACGACGCTATGATTTTAATCCGCTTAATTGAGATATATCCATTTTCTTATCGTGATATTGATGAAGTTTCAATGAAAATCAGTGGAGTAAATGACGAACTTTTTTTGAAATTACAAAATTTAGGTTTTAGTAATTCCTATATTAAGCAAGTTCTTGAGCTATTACTCCCTGATTTATTTAATTCTTCAAGAGAATATTTTATAAGAAGGGATAAAACTAGATTGATAATTAGATCACAAATATACTCTATTGAAATGGGAATAGAAAATAAATTAGGGAAGATAATTGAAAATGAACCAGACAAAGCAATTGAAAATAAATTGGAAGAGAAAATTGAAATAGAAACAGAATCTAGCTCAAGAGCTGAAATACATCGAGATGTAAAACGTTTTGTAGAACTTTATGGCATTAATGGGGTAATAAGCTTTTCTTTCATTAATCAATTGCCATTTTGCAAGATCGAACCTTTATACCCCAGTCTTAATAATTTTTCTTTAAGGATTAATACCTCTGCTTTATTATTATAG
- a CDS encoding P-loop NTPase family protein, with protein MVAQLETPTLNLPCSLPHTVEGLVQVFSCHHRSFFTSVMAQALRIAGQGTGVLVVQFLKGGINQGHEHPVRLGQNLDWVRCNLPRCIDTPQLDEAETNSLRDLWLWTQDAVIEGRYNLVILDELSLAVNFGLISEAEVLTLLEKRPRQIDLILTGPEMPQALLDAADQVTEIRKSHRP; from the coding sequence ATGGTTGCCCAGCTTGAAACCCCTACTCTCAATTTGCCTTGCAGCTTACCCCACACAGTCGAAGGACTCGTGCAAGTCTTCAGTTGCCATCACCGTAGCTTTTTTACCAGTGTAATGGCTCAAGCGCTCAGAATTGCGGGACAGGGGACAGGAGTGCTAGTGGTGCAGTTTCTCAAGGGGGGAATTAATCAGGGACACGAGCATCCCGTGCGGTTAGGGCAAAATTTAGATTGGGTGCGCTGCAACTTGCCCCGCTGCATTGACACGCCGCAGTTGGATGAAGCAGAGACTAACTCTTTGCGAGATTTGTGGCTGTGGACTCAGGATGCTGTCATTGAAGGACGTTACAATCTGGTAATTCTAGATGAATTGAGTTTGGCGGTTAATTTTGGCTTGATTTCAGAAGCAGAAGTTTTGACCCTGCTAGAAAAGCGCCCCCGTCAAATCGATCTCATTTTGACAGGGCCAGAGATGCCACAGGCACTTTTAGATGCGGCAGATCAAGTAACAGAAATTAGGAAAAGTCACAGACCTTAA
- a CDS encoding adenylate kinase, producing MRLVILGGPGAGKGTQTELLCSYLSIPCISTGDILREAIASQTNLGRLAEPYVEKGDLVRDETMIEFIRQRLLLPDVTKGWLLDGYPRTAFQAEELDFLVDEFGQKVDWAIYLNVPDAVLMSRSLGRSRADDQPEIVQRRIELFRDRTIPILEYYEHRQKLLTVSGNQPPDQIHQEILKKLMANG from the coding sequence GTGAGATTAGTGATTTTAGGAGGGCCGGGGGCTGGGAAGGGAACTCAAACTGAACTATTGTGCAGCTATTTGAGTATTCCTTGCATTTCGACGGGGGACATCCTGCGAGAGGCGATCGCATCTCAAACCAATTTAGGTCGCCTCGCGGAACCCTATGTTGAAAAAGGGGATTTAGTTCGTGATGAGACTATGATCGAGTTCATCCGCCAGCGACTTCTACTTCCTGATGTCACTAAGGGTTGGCTGTTGGATGGCTATCCGCGCACTGCTTTTCAAGCTGAGGAGTTAGATTTTTTAGTAGATGAGTTTGGGCAAAAAGTGGATTGGGCGATATATTTGAATGTGCCTGATGCTGTATTGATGAGTCGTTCTCTGGGGCGATCGCGTGCTGATGACCAACCAGAAATAGTGCAGCGTCGGATCGAATTATTTCGCGATCGCACCATTCCCATCCTAGAATATTACGAACACCGCCAAAAACTCTTAACTGTCAGCGGCAACCAACCCCCAGACCAAATACATCAAGAAATCTTAAAAAAGCTAATGGCTAATGGCTAA
- the rph gene encoding ribonuclease PH: MSWQRPDGRQPNQLRPISFQREFTKFATGSVLARSGDTQVLCTVSIQPGVPKFLQFTGQGWLTAEYRMLPGATPQRQERELMKLSGRTQEIQRLIGRSLRSCLDMNLLGERTIIVDADVLQADAGTRTTSITGGFVALADALDKLVKNGELEQSPIVSQVAAVSVGLLEGEPFLDLNYPEDVAAEVDFNVVMKENLSIIEMQGTAEEGSFSRTQLNQILDVAEKGIKELLEFQRQALRTSATL; this comes from the coding sequence ATGTCTTGGCAACGTCCCGACGGCCGACAACCGAACCAACTCCGTCCCATTAGTTTCCAGCGAGAATTTACCAAATTTGCCACTGGTTCAGTTCTAGCTAGAAGCGGCGACACGCAGGTACTTTGTACTGTTTCCATTCAGCCAGGAGTACCTAAATTTTTACAATTTACAGGACAAGGTTGGTTAACTGCTGAATATCGAATGTTACCAGGAGCAACACCTCAACGACAAGAAAGAGAACTAATGAAACTATCTGGACGCACCCAAGAAATTCAGCGCTTAATAGGTCGCAGTTTGCGTTCTTGTTTAGATATGAATTTGTTAGGAGAGCGTACAATTATTGTCGATGCCGATGTTTTGCAAGCCGATGCCGGCACTCGCACAACATCAATTACTGGGGGATTTGTAGCTTTAGCTGATGCTTTAGATAAGCTGGTAAAAAACGGAGAATTAGAACAATCTCCCATAGTTTCCCAAGTGGCCGCCGTATCAGTTGGACTTTTGGAAGGAGAGCCATTTTTAGACCTGAATTACCCAGAAGATGTCGCGGCTGAAGTAGATTTTAATGTGGTAATGAAAGAAAATTTGAGCATTATTGAAATGCAAGGCACAGCCGAAGAAGGAAGCTTTAGCCGCACGCAGTTAAATCAAATCTTGGATGTAGCAGAAAAAGGAATTAAAGAATTATTAGAATTTCAACGTCAAGCTCTTAGAACTTCAGCCACTCTCTAA
- the bchB gene encoding ferredoxin:protochlorophyllide reductase (ATP-dependent) subunit B, which produces MKLAYWMYAGPAHIGTLRIASSFKNVHAIMHAPLGDDYFNVMRSMLERERDFTPVTTSIVDRHVLARGSQERVVDNITRKDQEEHPDLIVLTPTCTSSILQEDLENFVQRAQLDAKGDVMLADVNHYRVNELQAGDRTLHQIVEFYINKARKKGNLPEGKTEKPSVNIIGISTLGFHNQHDCTELKRLMADLGIEVNEVIPEGASVHNLKNLPRAWFNLVPYRELGLTTAMYLEKEFGTPYVDITPMGVVETARCIRKIQQVLNAQGGDVNYEDFIDQQTRFVSQAAWFSRSIDCQNLTGKKAVVFGDNTHAAAMTKILAREMGIHVVWAGTYCKYDADWFREQVSEYCDEVIISEDHGAIGDAIARVEPSAIFGTQMERHVGKRLDIPCGVIAAPIHIQNFPIGYKPFLGYEGTNQCVDLVYNSFTLGMEDHLLEIFGGHDTKEVITKGISADSDMNWTKDGQAELNKIPGFVRGKVKRNTEKFARDRGIALINAEVLYAAKEAVGA; this is translated from the coding sequence ATGAAATTGGCTTATTGGATGTATGCAGGCCCCGCTCACATCGGCACTCTCCGCATTGCTAGTTCCTTCAAGAATGTCCACGCCATCATGCACGCGCCGCTCGGTGATGACTATTTCAACGTCATGCGCTCCATGTTAGAGCGGGAGCGGGACTTTACACCCGTAACGACCAGTATTGTCGATCGCCACGTTCTGGCGCGGGGCTCCCAAGAGCGAGTTGTGGACAACATTACCCGCAAAGATCAAGAAGAGCACCCTGATTTAATCGTTCTTACCCCGACTTGCACTTCCAGCATTTTGCAAGAAGACCTCGAAAATTTTGTACAACGCGCTCAGTTGGATGCCAAAGGCGACGTGATGCTGGCGGATGTCAACCACTATCGAGTTAACGAACTGCAAGCTGGCGATCGCACTCTGCATCAAATTGTAGAGTTTTATATCAACAAAGCTCGGAAAAAAGGGAACTTGCCAGAAGGAAAAACGGAGAAACCCTCTGTTAACATTATCGGCATTTCTACCCTGGGTTTCCATAACCAACATGACTGTACCGAGCTGAAGCGGTTGATGGCAGATTTGGGCATAGAAGTTAATGAAGTCATCCCGGAAGGCGCTTCGGTTCACAATTTGAAAAATTTGCCTCGTGCTTGGTTTAACCTAGTTCCTTATCGCGAATTAGGGCTAACGACGGCGATGTATTTGGAGAAAGAGTTTGGAACGCCTTATGTAGATATCACGCCGATGGGTGTGGTAGAAACTGCTCGTTGTATCCGCAAGATTCAGCAAGTGCTTAATGCTCAAGGTGGTGATGTTAATTACGAAGACTTCATCGACCAACAAACTCGTTTTGTCTCTCAAGCTGCTTGGTTTTCTCGCTCGATCGACTGCCAGAATTTGACTGGCAAAAAGGCTGTGGTGTTTGGTGATAATACCCACGCGGCGGCGATGACTAAGATTCTGGCTCGTGAAATGGGTATTCATGTGGTTTGGGCGGGTACTTATTGCAAATATGATGCTGACTGGTTCCGGGAACAGGTAAGCGAGTATTGCGATGAGGTGATTATCTCCGAAGATCACGGCGCTATTGGAGATGCGATCGCGCGTGTGGAACCTTCTGCTATTTTCGGTACGCAAATGGAACGGCACGTTGGTAAGCGGTTAGATATTCCTTGCGGGGTAATTGCTGCACCGATTCACATTCAAAATTTCCCGATTGGTTATAAGCCATTTTTGGGTTATGAGGGAACTAATCAGTGTGTGGATTTGGTGTATAATTCCTTTACTTTGGGCATGGAAGATCATCTGTTAGAAATCTTCGGTGGCCACGATACTAAGGAAGTTATTACTAAAGGAATTTCGGCTGATTCTGATATGAATTGGACGAAGGATGGACAAGCTGAGTTGAATAAAATCCCTGGTTTTGTGCGGGGTAAGGTGAAGCGGAATACTGAGAAGTTTGCACGCGATCGCGGTATTGCTCTAATTAATGCTGAGGTGTTGTACGCGGCGAAGGAAGCGGTTGGTGCGTAA
- a CDS encoding DUF4926 domain-containing protein encodes MTTLALFQWVELNQDVPNTPVTKGDKGVILDHLNPTKNQPDAGYTLEIFKNGETLDVISVPISWVTALPEIWGDTQQIPNHIAA; translated from the coding sequence ATGACAACTTTAGCATTATTTCAATGGGTAGAACTTAATCAAGACGTTCCTAATACCCCCGTCACAAAGGGAGACAAAGGCGTTATCCTAGACCACCTAAATCCTACCAAAAATCAGCCCGATGCAGGATACACTCTGGAAATATTTAAAAATGGGGAAACATTAGATGTAATTTCTGTTCCGATTTCCTGGGTGACAGCTTTACCCGAAATCTGGGGTGACACTCAACAGATACCAAATCATATTGCTGCTTAG
- a CDS encoding Panacea domain-containing protein, whose product MKSALDVARYFLYRVDRDAGDTISPLKLQKLVYYAQAWSLVLRDQPLFYEDIQAWVHGPAIYEVWDTYKDYRYGAIPEPEEELPEFEDDEIEVLEEVWNAYGELSAKRLEDLTHSEEPWINARKGLEPAQKSSKVISHEDMKTYYASFLEA is encoded by the coding sequence ATGAAAAGCGCTTTAGATGTCGCTCGTTATTTCTTGTACCGCGTCGATCGAGATGCTGGGGATACAATCTCGCCTCTGAAACTTCAAAAGCTTGTTTATTACGCACAAGCTTGGAGTTTGGTATTGCGAGATCAACCACTTTTTTATGAAGATATTCAAGCTTGGGTTCATGGGCCTGCGATATATGAAGTTTGGGACACCTATAAAGATTATCGATATGGAGCTATTCCCGAACCGGAAGAAGAATTGCCCGAATTTGAGGACGATGAAATAGAAGTTCTCGAAGAAGTTTGGAATGCTTATGGCGAATTGAGTGCTAAACGACTTGAGGATTTGACCCACTCAGAAGAACCTTGGATTAATGCTCGTAAAGGTTTAGAGCCTGCCCAAAAATCATCAAAAGTTATTTCCCATGAGGATATGAAAACTTATTACGCCTCTTTTTTGGAGGCGTAG